The following are encoded in a window of Plasmodium vivax chromosome 10, whole genome shotgun sequence genomic DNA:
- a CDS encoding hypothetical protein, conserved (encoded by transcript PVX_097825A): MEGAQSALRHRWQWSKAASGAASGAASKTASKAANGETSGAASGEASPAQGENPLVKAALFSVLVVHTLLIYLTIKTMKMQKINHKLKEESIIFVTEIMKLAISTVFYLHENKFNLTSVRENMADTWTRKRSYLVSLTVPSVLYYFQNIFFYISISSIPIPLFQLLYQFRILVVVIFTFILLKRRVKISQLISIAFLFLSLVCLKDYNLGSDAPNWGSGDAHSGGQEIGTHSGGKEIGTHSGGKEIGTHSGGKMIGTTHIEGKWKAAPLKDNAVENLRDILIHNLKTKCLKNNTRFDFYTLSRAFKKGEVSPNMLKPKKTTRNNIIVGVLTTFLATFTSGFSSVFLESLYLNYRHSFWFQNMCLAFFTIILSLSTSRLHISSALRGEPARGDVKGSAAKGEAAKENAAKEEAIKANAAKANVAKANAAKSNTANQGHGAPREGEEQPDGGPPPNGVPLFLSNHFNSVKEFLYVALLILLNSVGGIITSVFIKHVGSFSRFFVTPISLLFNIYISSIYFKDFRFTTNYFISLVFVSFSLFFYVRGCF, from the coding sequence atggagggcgCGCAATCGGCTCTGCGGCACAGGTGGCAGTGGAGTAAAGCGGCAAGTGGAGCGGCGAGTGGAGCGGCAAGTAAAACGGCAAgtaaagcggcaaatggAGAGACCAGTGGAGCGGCGAGTGGGGAGGCGAGCCCCGCCCAAGGGGAAAACCCCCTCGTCAAGGCAGCCCTCTTCTCTGTGCTCGTAGTGCACACACTGCTCATCTACCTGACCATAAAAACGATGaagatgcaaaaaataaaccacAAGCTGAAGGAAGAAAGTATCATTTTCGTCACAGAAATAATGAAGTTGGCAATTTCAACCGTCTTCTACCTTCACGAAAATAAATTCAATTTAACGTCGGTGAGGGAAAATATGGCAGACACGTggacgaggaagaggagTTACCTGGTCTCCCTAACTGTGCCGAGCGTCCTGTACTACtttcaaaacatttttttttacatctcCATTTCCAGCATCCCCATCCCCTTGTTCCAGCTGCTTTACCAGTTTAGGATCCTCGTGGTGGtcatttttacctttatCCTTTTGAAGAGGAGGGTAAAAATTTCGCAGCTCATTTCGATCGCTTTCCTGTTCCTCTCGCTGGTTTGTCTGAAGGATTATAACCTGGGGAGTGACGCCCCCAATTGGGGCAGCGGAGATGCGCACAGTGGGGGACAAGAGATCGGTACACACAGTGGGGGAAAAGAGATCGGTACACACAGTGGGGGAAAAGAGATCGGCACACACAGTGGGGGCAAAATGATCGGTACTACACACATTGAGGGGAAGTGGAAGGCTGCCCCTTTAAAAGACAACGCCGTGGAGAACCTGCGGGACATTTTGATCCACAACTTGAAGACGAAATGTTTGAAGAACAACACCCGTTTCGATTTCTACACCCTTTCGAGAGCattcaaaaaaggggaagtctCCCCAAATATGCTTAAGCCGAAGAAAACTACACGAAATAACATCATCGTAGGTGTCCTGACCACATTTCTGGCAACCTTCACCAGTGGGTTTTCCAGCGTTTTCCTCGAGTCCCTCTACCTCAACTACAGGCACTCCTTTTGGTTTCAAAATATGTGCCTCGCGTTTTTCACCATCATTTTGAGCCTCTCCACCAGTCGCCTGCACATATCATCCGCGCTCAGGGGGGAGCCCGCAAGGGGGGACGTGAAGGGAAGCGCAGCGAAGGGAGAAGCCGCTAAAGAAAACGCAGCGAAGGAAGAAGCCATTAAGGCAAACGCCGCTAAAGCAAACGTCGCGAAAGCAAACGCCGCGAAATCAAACACCGCGAACCAAGGGCATGGTGCCCCCCGCGAGGGCGAGGAACAACCAGATGGAGGGCCTCCACCGAACGGAGTGCCTCTCTTCCTTTCCAACCACTTTAACTCGGTAAAGGAGTTCCTATACGTTGCCCTGCTGATACTCCTAAACAGCGTGGGCGGGATCATAACGTCCGTCTTCATCAAACACGTGGGGAgcttctcccgcttcttTGTCACGCCCATCAGTCTACTCTTTAACATTTACATATCctccatttattttaaagattttCGCTTCACGACGAATTACTTCATTTCGCTTGTGTTTGTTTCTTTCTCTTTGTTCTTTTACGTCAGGGGGTGCTTCTAG
- a CDS encoding actin-related protein, putative (encoded by transcript PVX_097820A), producing MDSYNDILSIVVDLGFENTKIGYAGDENPTNIFSSNVGVPLDLEVKIKNEIYKKCLCTKGEFYQFNLIYPLCYLEALEDAKVKPCLYLDSKNHFDVNEDVFEKILFMNVNGGRCVHRLLQERVKVFIGNKLHKQSDMSSEFVDGEAAAAEGPHEGDAAEALPQSQQTEQSQRPHQSQPPHQSQPPHQSQPSHQSQQSQLSPQSPQSQSPPTGGNERAEAPPRERDPKAELKTLQEWAEENNYFDMNLVENKLIDVNGIRSMLNNHNNVSCGLNEKMEKFPYLFSLPNKRNQQIKAKISELLFEKYKVPALYFNSKSVLTGFAYNKKVCSVVDIGSCYTDFSLCNEGGIDDKNYKIYNIGGSTVDFFLEELLEKHNKEYCIPYYEFYKQNGNLQNYNKEKIHLDYYNKAKYIPLKDLKSYLCEVAHSENKIHDAKNMTFNENLDVYILPDGQNINISKFNNIACEIFFTPSLLSNTKLNHHLGNLFFKEEQFEGVSTTLFNMLNGKCVKQKEELLRNVILTGSSTLFDNFNQRFIKEFNHLDMMNNSNLQNFQVLSHGKYDKQYSSWKGGSILSSFKNFNSFFVTRREYEEFGLDIVHRKC from the coding sequence ATGGATTCCTACAACGACATCCTGAGCATCGTAGTGGACCTGGGCTTCGAAAACACGAAAATCGGCTACGCGGGGGACGAAAACCCGACGAACATATTCAGCTCGAATGTAGGGGTGCCACTGGACCTGGaggttaaaataaaaaacgaaatttataagaaatgCCTTTGCACCAAGGGGGAGTTTTACCAATTCAACCTGATTTACCCCCTGTGCTATTTGGAGGCCCTGGAGGATGCCAAGGTGAAGCCCTGTCTCTACCTGGACAGCAAGAACCACTTTGATGTCAACGAGGATGTGTTCGAGAAGATCCTCTTCATGAATGTGAATGGGGGTCGGTGCGTGCACAGGCTGCTGCAGGAGAGGGTCAAGGTGTTCATCGGCAACAAGCTGCACAAGCAGAGCGACATGTCTAGCGAGTTCGTCGACGGGGAGGCCGCGGCCGCGGAGGGGCCCCACGAGGGCGACGCGGCGGAGGCTCTCCCGCAGTCGCAGCAAACGGAGCAGTCGCAACGACCACATCAATCGCAGCCACCACATCAATCGCAGCCACCACATCAATCGCAACCGTCACACCAGTCGCAACAGTCACAACTATCGCCACAATCGCCACAATCGCAGTCACCCCCAACGGGGGGAAACGAACGCGCggaggcccccccccgggAGAGGGACCCCAAAGCGGAGCTAAAAACGCTCCAGGAGTGGGCGGAAGAAAACAACTACTTCGACATGAACCTAGTGGAAAACAAACTGATAGACGTGAACGGCATAAGGAGCATGCTAAACAATCATAACAATGTGAGTTGTGGGCTGAAtgagaaaatggaaaaattccCATACCTCTTCTCCCTGCCTaataaaaggaaccaacaaaTAAAGGCCAAAATTTCGGAGCTATTATTTGAAAAGTACAAAGTTCCCGCGTTGTATTTTAACTCCAAATCGGTGCTCACCGGGTTTGCCTATAACAAAAAAGTATGTTCAGTCGTGGACATAGGGTCATGCTACACGGACTTCTCCCTGTGCAATGAGGGAGGTATAGACGAtaagaattataaaatatataatataggTGGGTCTACGGTAGATTTCTTCCTGGAAGAATTGCtagaaaaacataataagGAGTACTGCATCCCGTATTACGAATTTTAcaagcaaaatgggaacctccagaattataataaagaGAAGATTCACCTAGACTATTATAACAAAGCCAAGTACATCCCTCTGAAGGATTTAAAAAGCTACTTATGTGAAGTAGCTCAtagcgaaaataaaattcatgatgcaaaaaatatgacctTTAATGAAAATCTAGATGTTTACATTCTGCCTGATGGACAGAATATTAACATTTCtaaatttaataacattgcatgtgaaatattttttaccccctcGTTATTAAGTAACACCAAGTTGAATCATCATTTgggcaatttatttttcaaggAGGAGCAATTTGAAGGGGTGTCTACCACTCTCTTTAATATGCTTAATGGGAAGTGCGTAAAGCAGAAGGAAGAACTGCTGCGAAATGTTATCCTCACCGGCTCGTCAACTCTATTTGATAATTTCAACCAGCGATTTATTAAAGAGTTTAACCACCTGGATATGATGAACAattcaaatttgcaaaacttCCAGGTGCTCAGCCATGGGAAATACGATAAGCAGTATTCTTCCTGGAAGGGCGGGAGCATCTTATCCTCCTTCAAAAATTtcaactccttttttgttacgCGGCGGGAGTACGAGGAGTTCGGCCTGGACATCGTCCACCGGAAGTGctag
- a CDS encoding hypothetical protein, conserved (encoded by transcript PVX_097815A), whose translation MARRIEAEIKNIIGEIYVPTILISSSRTANREVALFLGISISDLFQPFGCPNHLVNDKNEPLDLTLSGAVSLNYLSKNNVVCQKTIEYQNFKLRFVNVEEYIEVKLDALDRLLIETISQNEPDYSDIYSERNLSAYFAKNNRDSAEQSEDQFNYICANSNALAADVKKEVLRKPAGGAFPSHSVYSERRKESLSNVHKYNAFFLPWFRTYFKTAWKYTHLLSDSSCTPLGLIYICSTRDQNVIDTYKGMMQKELKKEHVNVHAHIPKCIVLLHISSNQEDDIETDVQKLFVKIQSTFLNFKCHLLIIKAHRFMSNCLGGGKENVHAVDTHTVDTHTGDTHKGDHLDGVGSPPRVRGPSDEELTNGGVTQVGSPCEGKPPSEGPNKQTVEEYGEAKENDSTAQQPHSKESVLGDERLLSYTEINSIRRSKNKFCSQRNPHHLRLNRIQQLYADNLGSHFGDSIQDGIKAATSSTQIEEMKKVKKNFANQMSHVYDYILSNETIYISKKDPLHLDETYFCCCLDHVDIVSLKMFFHNFVQICVIPYISTITYEVNHLILRNRKTFRNQLKFMWKRTKLNFTSTDAALLVAEQTGSAFLNVAQNVLAPSSDVHDAHNAQGVRITQGVQDVHAVQEEEGRAALRGDHQRSTPPESPSVQRSTSGYSAQVGSAVNAASAVNAASAVNAASAVNAASAVNAASAVNAANTVNAANTANIANMGNASNTGDAANSGEAKSYGKEPLERLYKTLCDVYFILGEYELAYGTLKICINEFKHDKLYSYLGSIYKLTSLCIFSMESLVNKKDSLYYLDLSYQMFAKCQHLNYMFICCILNYYLSLMHDGKNEASVNILINANVDFTCLDERLIEESRPVGEGRPTKLSFQINNIRSGLLLEQITYSYKKRKKKKKKKERPVEVVANSAHKREASNLGGAKGGTTTMGEHHLNGQGAQTKHLPSGGDTTSGQSHLGDASLEGNQTVHPPFGESYNVNHCKGNGERSGDSQKRRQTVETLTSSDDYEEGSYQSASRGSLHHDVKNPPLEDDPEEQIAPQKNDYKCRKYLFEMTLAGHTFNKCGFKKLALFCYSKVLKKYEKKKMKHIYEHLHFMMARQAFSINLYYEALNHYICILNSIAKSFEQSYVLNGRVDMYCASPDKEINFIREFAYVYKIYVDRVLSRFFRRLRDRGEPTGTSNQASNQTSNQTPSQQTSFRQTSTNEAPPNEAPPNEAPPNEAAPPNEAAPPNEAAPPNEAAPPNEAAPPNEAAPPNEAAPPNEAAPPNEAAPPNEAAPPNEAASSDAAAPNKPNRMLYFQEDAEQNIIKPLNLRIPLLHIRDDEGCFVNSLYVSKTNIYTYQRKVETNLFSIIKESLFKMKAYDTTVEDLFTIMAREVKNLSPANLHELNYLHVTYKKFINCVYSGCVEGSSAEVPFGEGVEGAEGAEGVGGSFTGAATPVAATPVAATPGATATEGKRDNNYPYAAEDSPIKSITTTPFLSPSSRECFTTYVHDLKRKFTNCLPLMRSIKGKNIYQRSTTKEETIANSKFVQYASKGEFIFVTFKLVNPLHTKVECQGAHICAYYHNGGMNNDVEVEKRVIILEARETRTFTLFLRPQKRGLLFISGITWHLFGLVKVHQNFFAHGMKRLNKKFDRMHTIKYDEVYASDWKEDKEDKKQSVKRLNKEINSYTWSSNIGMPEGNSAGCMKHYDVDNRLLLYVYDNTYHFSFQFEDVRSGEKRDVSNYEVDFVELFEGEQFEMVIKAVNHSAMPVNYLSVCITPSSLFNCYKVVHNEEEYLLGDPPNELNPTGKRLSVAADLYCEEALREDTNVFRQKFKNKQIQHIKISGDIFPNDVFYLHVQVKSNCTGMHKCMITALCKHKNEAENVGDDAHMKRKKESGLSYPEMFVEKKEKCFLFIRLLHVVPLVRLSTYLLTPCHGPNSFIYFFIHNLCRSDIYMHSILLEGEKGPPKGSVNIHSISSFTKLVTLHASDFLHLRRGEKSTALLCARGAPPNVAVDVLRSSPHNEPPIAVHMNWVVKDGTHTRKGSLKKAVHFPTDIVTLSVDQTDRDIYLNGKKEKSVKIAINIRNNSGEDLTNFYVQAEEVDCMNSALSMECCGDEGGHEVEVTEVGLNEVGDSEMELPMLDAPDRGTDRGEEPPGQTEYPHRDGPPQVEEKLPSASSINVSAAIVGDTDIPSCANELGTFQIDQVLECNNLYDGDSPQCSMDAPKGPASAPHFSYHSSLNDEISIAQNSVVRKIKLPSYNPISASYRRDGNFEVSMSTGFPERGCLPDEVDGEGEPVSEGVGLWASERHDMKHVSKQTANQTANHTAKHTANQDVLLEAANSTAKRNLRKDKMTRKFHQTVRDNTYVHNSHCADAHQCTPLGSNLPSANAPKKKATGRRALSLSGFLFMGIIQRHVKRLKKGQSKKLYFNVLFTREGIYNINKFHIIFDMHNQTFMVQPLNQLIVQVHR comes from the exons ATGGCCAGGCGCATCGAGGCGGAAATCAAAAACATCATCGGGGAGATCTACGTGCCGACGATCCTAATTAGCAGCAGCCGAACGGCGAACCGAGAAGTGGCGCTGTTCCTGGGCATCAGCATAAGCGACCTCTTCCAGCCATTCGGGTGCCCCAACCACCTGGTGAATGACAAAAATGAGCCACTAGACCTAACCCTAAGTGGAGCAGTAAGCCTAAATTacttaagcaaaaataatgtCGTATGCCAAAAGACAATAGAGTACCAGAATTTTAAGCTGCGCTTTGTTAACGTGGAGGAATACATAGAGGTGAAGCTAGACGCCTTGGACCGGCTCTTAATTGAGACCATTTCGCAGAATGAGCCGGACTACAGCGACATTTATAGCGAAAGGAACTTAAGTGCCTACTTTGCGAAGAACAATCGGGACAGTGCCGAGCAGAGTGAGGACCAGTTCAACTACATCTGCGCCAACTCAAATGCGTTAGCAGCtgatgtgaagaaggaagtTTTGCGGAAgcccgcggggggggcgttCCCCTCGCACAGTGTGTACAGCGAAAGG AGAAAGGAGTCCCTATCGAACGTGCACAAATACAACGCCTTCTTCCTGCCGTGGTTTAGGACCTACTTTAAGACCGCCTGGAAGTACACGCACCTGCTGAGCGACAGCTCCTGTACCCCCCTGGGGCTCATCTACATCTGCAGCACGAGGGACCAAAACGTAATCGATACGTACAAAGGTATGATGCAGAAGGAgttgaaaaaggaacacgTGAATGTGCATGCACATATACCCAAATGTATTGTTCTCCTACACATATCGAGCAACCAAGAAGATGATATAGAGACTGACGTGCAGAAACTTTTTGTGAAAATCCAGTCCACCTTCCTCAACTTCAAGTGCCATTTGCTTATCATCAAGGCGCATCGATTTATGAGTAACTGCCTAGGGGGAGGGAAGGAAAATGTGCATGCGGTGGATACTCATACGGTGGACACTCATACGGGGGACACTCATAAGGGGGATCACCTAGACGGGGTTGGTTCCCCCCCTAGGGTTAGAGGCCCTTCTGATGAAGAGCTGACAAATGGAGGAGTTACCCAGGTGGGCAGCCCCTGCGAAGGGAAGCCCCCCTCAGAGGGGCCCAACAAACAAACCGTTGAGGAGTACGGAGAGGCCAAAGAGAACGACTCCACCGCTCAACAGCCACACTCCAAGGAAAGCGTCCTAGGGGACGAACGACTCTTATCCTACACAGAGATTAACTCCAtaaggaggagcaaaaataagttttGCTCGCAAAGGAACCCCCACCATCTGCGGTTAAACAGAATACAGCAGCTGTACGCAGACAACTTGGGTAGCCATTTTGGTGACTCCATTCAGGATGGGATAAAGGCAGCCACAAGTAGCACCCAAATtgaggaaatgaaaaaggtaaaaaaaaactttgccAATCAAATGAGCCACGTATATGATTACATATTGTCAAACGAAACTATATACATCAGTAAGAAGGACCCCCTGCATTTGGATGAGACCTACTTCTGCTGCTGCCTCGACCACGTGGATATTGTCTCcctaaaaatgttttttcatAACTTTGTGCAAATCTGTGTAATCCCCTACATCAGCACAATCACCTACGAGGTCAACCACCTCATTTTGAGGAACAGAAAGACCTTTCGCAACCAGCTGAAGTTCATGTGGAAGAGGACCAAGCTGAATTTTACGTCCACGGATGCTGCTCTGTTGGTCGCTGAGCAGACAGGCAGTGCTTTCCTCAACGTCGCTCAGAATGTGCTGGCGCCGAGCAGCGATGTGCACGACGCGCATAATGCGCAGGGTGTGCGGATTACGCAGGGGGTACAAGATGTACATGCTGtacaggaggaggaggggagGGCTGCCCTTCGGGGGGACCACCAGAGAAGCACTCCGCCCGAGTCCCCTTCGGTGCAGAGGAGCACAAGTGGGTATTCGGCGCAGGTGGGGAGCGCGGTTAATGCGGCAAGCGCGGTTAATGCGGCAAGCGCGGTTAATGCGGCAAGCGCGGTTAATGCGGCAAGCGCGGTTAATGCGGCAAGCGCGGTTAATGCGGCAAACACAGTTAATGCGGCAAACACAGCTAATATTGCAAACATGGGTAATGCTTCCAACACGGGCGACGCCGCCAACTCAGGAGAGGCGAAGAGCTACGGCAAGGAGCCCCTGGAGCGGCTGTACAAAACGCTCTGCGACGTGTACTTCATCCTGGGGGAGTACGAGCTGGCCTACGGCACGCTGAAAATCTGCATCAACGAATTTAAGCACGACAAGCTATATTCCTACCTGGGCAGCATCTACAAGCTTACGAGTCTTTGCATATTCAGCATGGAGAGTCTGGTGAACAAAAAGGACTCCCTGTACTACCTGGACCTGAGCTACCAGATGTTCGCCAAGTGCCAGCACCTCAACTACATGTTCATATGCTGCATATTAAATTACTACTTGTCTCTGATGCATGATGGGAAGAACGAGGCATCCGTAAACATTTTGATCAACGCTAATGTGGATTTTACCTGCCTGGATGAGAGACTCATTGAGGAGAGCAGACCCGTGGGCGAGGGGAGACCCACCAAGCTGTCCTTCCAAATTAACAACATAAGGTCGGGGCTGCTCCTCGAACAAATAACTTACAGTtacaagaaaaggaaaaaaaaaaaaaaaaaaaaggaacgaccCGTTGAGGTAGTGGCCAATTCAGCTCATAAGAGGGAAGCTTCTAACCTGGGGGGCGCTAAAGGGGGAACCACTACGATGGGGGAGCACCACCTGAACGGGCAAGGTGCACAAACGAAGCATTTACCAAGCGGGGGTGACACCACTTCTGGGCAGTCCCACCTGGGGGACGCATCGCTCGAAGGCAACCAAACGGTTCACCCCCCGTTTGGTGAAAGTTACAATGTGAACCACTGCAAAGGGAACGGAGAGCGAAGTGGCGACTCTCAGAAGCGAAGACAAACCGTGGAGACTCTCACCAGCTCAGATGATTACGAGGAGGGGAGTTACCAAAGTGCGAGTCGAGGCAGTCTCCATCACGATGTAAAAAatccccccctggaggatGACCCAGAGGAGCAAAttgccccccaaaaaaacgACTACAAATGTAGGAAGTACCTATTCGAAATGACCCTGGCTGGACACACGTTCAATAAATGTGGGTTTAAGAAGCTGGCTCTGTTTTGCTATTCCAAGgtgctaaaaaaatatgagaagaaaaaaatgaagcacaTTTACGAGCACTTGCATTTTATGATGGCTCGGCAGGCATTCAGCATCAATTTGTACTACGAGGCACTGAACCACTACATCTGCATTTTGAATTCCATCGCCAAGAGCTTCGAACAGTCCTACGTCCTCAACGGACGCGTAGACATGTACTGTGCGTCTCCGGATAAGGAGATCAACTTCATTAGGGAGTTCGCTTACGTGTACAAAATTTACGTCGACCGAGTTTTGAGCAGGTTCTTCCGGCGGCTGCGGGACCGGGGCGAGCCAACCGGGACGTCCAACCAGGCGTCCAACCAGACGTCCAATCAAACGCCATCTCAGCAAACTTCGTTTCGGCAAACTTCCACCAACGAAGCTCCTCCCAACGAAGCTCCTCCCAACGAAGCTCCTCCCAACGAAGCTGCTCCCCCCAACGAAGCTGCTCCTCCCAACGAAGCTGCTCCCCCCAACGAAgctgccccccccaacgAAGCTGCTCCCCCCAACGAAGCTGCTCCCCCCAACGAAGCGGCCCCCCCCAACGAAGCTGCTCCCCCCAACGAAGCTGCTCCCCCCAACGAAGCGGCCCCCCCCAACGAAGCTGCTTCCAGCGACGCGGCCGCCCCGAACAAGCCAAACCGAATGCTGTACTTCCAGGAGGACGCCGAGCAGAACATAATAAAGCCCCTTAACCTGCGCATCCCCCTCCTCCACATAAGGGACGACGAGGGCTGCTTCGTGAACTCCCTTTATGTGAGCAAAACGAACATCTACACGTATCAGCGGAAAGTCGAAACTAACCTCTTCAGCATCATCAAGGAGAgcctcttcaaaatgaaggcCTACGACACGACAGTTGAGGACCTGTTCACCATCATGGCTAGGGAGGTTAAAAATTTGTCTCCGGCAAACCTCCACGAGCTGAATTACCTCCACGTCACGTACAAGAAGTTTATCAATTGTGTGTACAGCGGTTGTGTTGAAGGTTCTTCAGCTGAGGTTCCCTTTGGTGAAGGGGTAGAAGGTGCGGAAGGCGCAGAAGGTGTGGGGGGGTCTTTCACAGGGGCTGCTACCCCCGTGGCTGCTACCCCTGTGGCTGCTACCCCTGGGGCTACCGCTACAGAAGGGAAGCGGGATAACAACTACCCCTACGCTGCTGAAGACTCACCCATCAAATCGATCACCACGACCCCTTTCCTCAGCCCAAGCAGTAGGGAGTGCTTCACCACGTACGTCCACGACCTGAAGAGAAAATTCACCAACTGCCTCCCCCTCATGCGGTCCATAAAAGGGAAGAATATTTACCAGAGGTCCACAACCAAGGAGGAAACCATCGCGAACAGCAAATTCGTTCAGTACGCTTCCAAGGGGGAATTCATCTTCGTGACTTTTAAGCTGGTGAATCCCCTGCACACGAAGGTGGAATGTCAGGGAGCCCACATCTGCGCGTATTACCATAACGGGGGAATGAATAACGACGTTGAGGTTGAGAAGAGGGTAATAATTTTGGAGGCCAGGGAGACCAGGACCTTCACGCTGTTCCTGCGCCCGCAGAAGAGGGGCTTGCTCTTCATTTCGG GAATAACGTGGCACCTTTTCGGCCTCGTCAAGGTGCACCAGAACTTCTTCGCGCACGGCATGAAGAGGCTAAATAAAAAGTTCGACCGCATGCACACCATCAAGTACGACGAAGTGTACGCCAGCGATTGGAAGGAGGACAAAGAGGACAAGAAGCAAAGTGTAAAGCGGCTCAACAAGGAAATTAACTCATATACCTGGTCTAGCAACATTGGAATGCCAGAAGGGAACAGCGCAGGATGTATGAAGCACTACGACGTAGATAACAGGCTGCTCCTCTACGTCTACGACAATACATATCATTTCTCCTTCCAATTTGAAGACGTCCGTTCGGGGGAGAAGAGAGACGTCAGCAATTATGAGGTAGATTTTGTTGAGCTTTTCGAAGGAGAACAGTTCGAGATGGTCATAAAAGCGGTTAACCACTCAGCCATGCCAGTTAACTACCTAAGTGTGTGCATAACCCCGTCCAGCCTTTTTAATTGCTATAAGGTGGTACATAACGAGGAGGAGTACCTACTTGGGGaccccccaaatgaactTAACCCAACGGGGAAACGCCTCTCCGTAGCTGCCGACCTGTACTGTGAAGAGGCACTACGTGAAGACACCAACGTGTTTaggcaaaaatttaaaaacaaacaaattcAGCACATAAAAATCAGTGGAGATATTTTCCCCAATGACGTTTTTTACCTGCACGTTCAGGTAAAATCGAACTGTACAGGGATGCACAAATGTATGATAACAGCTTTGtgcaaacataaaaatgaagcggaAAACGTGGGAGATGACGCGCacatgaagaggaaaaaagaaagtggcCTCAGTTATCCAGAAATGTTcgttgaaaaaaaggaaaaatgttttttattcataaggCTGCTGCATGTCGTTCCGCTGGTCAGGCTAAGTACATACCTCCTCACCCCCTGCCATGGTCCCAACtcgttcatttatttcttcatccaCAACTTGTGCAGGAGTGACATTTACATGCACAGCATACTTTTGGAGGGTGAAAAGGGGCCCCCCAAAGGAAGTGTAAACATACACTCCATTTCGAGCTTCACCAAGTTGGTTACCCTGCACGCGTCCGATTTTTTGCACCTcaggagaggagaaaaatccACGGCGCTTCTCTGCGCAAGGGGGGCCCCTCCAAACGTAGCAGTGGACGTGTTGAGAAGCTCCCCTCATAATGAACCCCCCATCGCCGTCCACATGAACTGGGTCGTCAAGGATGGAACGCACACCCGCAAGGGGTCCTTGAAAAAGGCAGTCCACTTCCCCACCGATATAGTTACCCTCTCTGTGGACCAAACGGATAGAGACATTTACCTGaatggcaaaaaggaaaaaagtgTCAAAATAGCCATCAACATTCGGAACAACTCAGGAGAAGACCTCACCAATTTTTATGTGCAAGCTGAGGAGGTGGACTGCATGAATTCGGCCCTCTCCATGGAGTGTTGCGGGGATGAAGGGGGGCACGAGGTGGAAGTTACAGAGGTGGGGCTTAACGAGGTGGGAGATAGCGAGATGGAACTTCCCATGTTGGACGCTCCTGATCGGGGCACCGAtcggggggaggagcccccTGGACAGACGGAATACCCACACAGGGATGGCCCTCCGCAGGTCGAGGAGAAACTCCCCTCGGCAAGCAGCATCAACGTGAGCGCCGCAATCGTGGGTGATACGGACATACCCAGCTGCGCAAACGAGTTGGGGACGTTCCAAATCGATCAGGTGTTGGAGTGCAACAACCTGTATGATGGGGACTCCCCCCAATGTAGCATGGACGCACCAAAAGGACCGGCGAGCGCCCCCCATTTCTCCTACCACTCCTCACTTAACGACGAAATAAGCATTGCACAGAACAGCGTGGTGCGGAAAATCAAGTTACCCAGTTACAACCCCATAAGCGCAAGCTACCGACGGGATGGTAACTTTGAGGTAAGCATGTCGACGGGGTTTCCTGAGCGTGGTTGTCTCCCCGATGAGGTGGATGGGGAGGGCGAGCCTGTCAGTGAAGGGGTTGGCCTCTGGGCCAGCGAAAGGCACGATATGAAGCACGTCTCGAAGCAGACCGCTAACCAGACCGCTAACCACACCGCGAAGCACACCGCGAACCAGGACGTGCTACTCGAGGCAGCCAACTCGACGGCAAAAAGAAACCTCCGCAAGGATAAAATGACCAGGAAGTTCCACCAAACCGTAAGGGACAacacatatgtgcacaaCAGCCACTGCGCAGACGCCCACCAGTGCACCCCACTGGGCAGCAACCTCCCATCAGCAAATGCCCCAAAGAAGAAAGCCACAGGAAGAAGGGCCCTTTCATTAAGCGGCTTTCTCTTCATGGGTATTATCCAAAGGCATGTAAAAAGATTGAAAAAGGGACAAAGcaaaaagttatattttaatgtgcTCTTCACTCGGGAGGGAATCTacaacataaataaatttcacaTCATTTTTGACATGCACAATCAGACGTTCATGGTGCAGCCGCTCAACCAATTAATTGTGCAGGTGCACCGGTGA